TTCCTCGGCCATTACTGCCGCACCGAGCGCGGTTACGCACTGCGGTTCCGGAGGTACAAGAAGCTCCACTCCCAGCTTGTCTTCCACCCGTTTGATGAGCCCTGTGTTAAGAGCGCCCCCTCCGCTGATGGCACATTTCTCTTTCAACCCAACCTTGTTTACCAGGGCGGATATCTTTTCAGCGAGAGCCTGGTGTACACCAGCGAGGATATCTTCTCTGGGAACACCTTCCGATACCCGGGAAACAGCCTCCGACTCACCAAAAACTGCGCACCCAGTGGTGAACTTGACCGGATTTTGCGATTTCATCGAAAGGGGCCCGATATCCTCAAGCTTTATCTGGAGCACATTGGCGATTATGTCAAGGAAGCGCCCACTGCCACTGGCACACTTCTCACTGATGGTGAAGTTAACTATCGTGCCCTGTTCACTGAGTTGCAGCACCTGCGTATATTGCCCCTGGACATCAATAACCGTCCGCGTTGATGGAAAGATGCTGATAATGCCCCGGGCACAGCAACGAATATCAACCACCTGCCGGTCGCTGAACTCCACGTTGGCACTACCCTGACCGGTAGCCACGGTACAGGCAATATTTTCCCGGGACAGCCCTGCCTTTTCCAGGAGTTCCTCTGCCAGCTTCCGGGCTACCGTCCTGTAATTAATCCCGGAAAGGAGCAGGTGGTAGGCCTCCAACTTACCATCGCAGGTGATTACCCCTTTGCTCGTCGATGAGCCTATGTCTATCCCCATGTAGTATGCCATGTTAATCTAACCCTTACTTGAAGAAGGTTGCTTCCTCGAGGCGACGCTCCCCTGTTTGAATGGTCTCTCCATTAGCCAGTGCTTTAAGAGTGAGTTCCTTACCGATGATGGCGGCACCAATTGCCCCGCTGAGAAGCGGTTCTTCGGGAATAAATACCGGGCATCCCAGGCTCTCCTCAAGGGCCTTGACAACACCGATGTTCTTGGCGACACCCCCGGTAAATACTACGTCCGGTTCCACTTTTAAGCGTCTTACTATCCTGCTTACCCGACTTGCGATTGCATCATGGAGACCGGCTACCACGTCCTCCAGTGGTACACCGTTTGAGAGGTGGTTGACCACCTCCTGCTGGGCGAAGACAGTACAGGTACTGCTGACTGATATCTTCTGTGTTGAACCAAGGGATATACGTCCCAGGTCCTCCAATTTCAGGCCCAGTGCCTCGGCCGTAACCTCCAAAAACCTGCCTGTCCCGGCGGCACACTTGTCACTCATCACAAAATCGAGCAACTTTCCATCCCTTATCTTGAGCCCTTTGGCATCCTGCCCCCCGATATCAATAGCCAGTTTGACATTGGGGAAAAAGCTGGCCACGCCGCGCGCGTGGCAGGTCAGTTCGGTAATCTGCCGGTCAGCAAAAGGTACATTTATCCTGCCGTAACCGGTAGCCATAATGAAGGACATATCTTCGATGGAAAGGCCCGCTTCATCCAGTACCTCTTCCATTACCTTGTTGGCCAGACGACGATGTTCAGCGCCGGTATGGTTTACCACGTAGGCACATACCTGCTCATCCTCATCCAGGATTACGACTTTGGTCATGGTCGACCCGAGGTCAATCCCGGTGAAATAGATGTGGATCACCCCCTCTCCGGGTAAGCGCGGTGGGACCAGATGCGGAACCACTAGTGTAGTGTCTTACAAATGCCTTTACAGTCCCTGTCATTCTAGAAAGCCTATGAAAAACCCTTTCGACCATCCCCCTGACCCCCTTCCTGTCCAGGAAGGGGGGAAAGATTATATCTGGGGTGACACCGGCAGAATCTGGTTTCGGATTCTGCTAACGTCATTCTGTAAGAATGACGCCCAGACACCCCTGCCAAAGGAGGCTTCGGCCCCTCTCGGAAGAGGGAGCGCCCCTAAGAAGGGGCGAAGCCCCTCTGGACTCCCCCTTTTTCATCACCCTGTTAGACTCGTTCCGGGATACGTGTTTGCCCCCTGGATTCCAGCCTGTGCTGGAATGACATCAACATCCATCATACGTAAAGATATATACGAGACACTACACTAGCTGATAATTTCAAGGAAACCCTGTACTCTCGTTCGTAACGGAGCCAGAGCCCCTTCCGTATAGTCATGCTCCAGATATACACAGGGTAAGCCGACTTCGTCGAGGTAGTCACGGACACCGGGAACATCATAACCGTGGGTATCACAGTAACGTACCGATTCCATAATCACGCCGTCAGCCTTCCATTGTTCGGCATAATCTTTCAGATAGCTGAACCTGAATTCCAGGTCCTTCATGTAGTCTTTCTTTGCATCCATGTAGTTATTCACGCGGAATGTACGCGAACATTTTATGTCTTCCATGTAATGTTGAGCCAACCCATTCAGAGGGTCGTCGGTTAGTTCTACATCCTCAAAATAGGGACGGCTGCCAACACAGGTATCATCCATGACAACATTGGCATCCAGGCCCTCTATCATCTCCATCATTGCCGTGTCGTCAATAATGCTTCCCCATACCAGAAGCCGGGCTGACTTCTTCTGCGGACCGTTCTTGCGTTCCTTAACTTCGCTGATAACCTCACGCAATAGCTGTTTTCCCTCGTCGACAGGGATGCTCTCGATAGCTTTTATCACCTGTACTGTCTCGGCTCCCGATATTAGAGGAGGGTCGAGTTTTTTAAGCTCATACAACTCCCGCACCAGTGCACGCTGCTCATTATGCGCCTGTATTGCTGCTTGAAGCGCTTCGGTAGTCATTTTCTTCCCAACGTGGTCTTCCAGCGCTTTCCTGAAATCTTCAAGCAATCCTTTTTCATGAACAAGCGCTGTGTCGTGAAGTGTATGAGGCATATCTATATGATGAGAAAACGGGGGCTTGATAGCATAAATCCAGATGCCGCTCAAGGTCGAACCTACGTCGCAGATATGCGAGGTGACAAAACCGTCAAGGAAATCATACTTCCCCTTCAGACCGAGATCGAGACAACTCCGCAGAAATGGGCAATTCACGGCCGGCATATACGAATCCGCTTCGGTAACCGGTTCGTGTAAATCTCCAAAAATACGGTACGGTACGATATCGAGAGCAGTCATCATCTCAAGGACGGGGTAAATACAGAGATACCCCATCACATGTTTACCTTCCGCGCGTAGTTCCTTAGCCCGGCTGGAGCGGTCCTGGTATAACTCGATAGCCCGGGCAAGTCCCTTATTTACCTCCACTGCCATTTATTGAACCTCCTTGCAGTACACTCTATCTATTTGATACGGGCCCTACAGGGGCATTACCACGGCATCCCCAGTTCTTTCCTTACCTTCCGGTAATGGTCCATCGTCTCTTCAAAAGCCTCCGCCTTCCTCAGGGCTTCCGGCGCATTGAAGGCGCTCGCGTCGATGATGTCCCCTTCAATCACCAGGGACGGTACTTTCAATACGTCAAGTATTTTCCGTTGCAGCAAGTTGAGGCCTGCTGATGTCGCACGGCACGTCAGCAGTACGTGCAGGACTACGCCGTCAACCTGGTAATCGCTGATATGCTTAAGACCCAACCGACTGGACATGCCATCGCAGAGAATCTCGTTCTTGATGATTTCCACTTCGTCCGGCTCGTAGTCCTCATGAAGGCTTTCTTCAAGACTGCGGTACTGTCGGCGCACGTACCGCTCCATAGGGTCATCAATCATGCTGAGGTCAATATCTCGTGGACGGAACGGACGATAGGCACTCTCGATAACAAAGTTCCAGCCTCTTTCAGCAAGGTCATCAAGAAATCCCAGAGTATGCCAGGGCGGCAGTCCTTCAAAGGCAAGACGGTACTTCTCAGGCCGGTTGATGCCGGCAATACCTTTTTCCACCCGCTCCTTGACCTCATCGTACATCCTTTTATGGCCCTCGACTATTACCTCGGGGTCGGCAGCCCCACGGAACAGGGCAGCGGTCATGACACTCCAGAAATCACGGGTATGCATCGGTCCGGGACGTGATTTACGCAACTCGTTTATCTCCCAGCGCAGACGGTTGATTTCATTGGTACCGCCGCCGGTAAACTCCAGCATGTCCCAGTCCATTTTTTTCCCGAGCAAGTTCTCAAGGAAAGCAACAAAAGCCTTCAACTCCTTAACCAGGAACTGAACGTTGCGCTCATAGGTCTCGGGCGATAACCTTTCCCTGGTGCCGGGGCTGGGCGATTCAAGAGTCCAGACCGGAGCGTCGAAGAAACGTCCGAGCGACTGGAACCATTTGAAACGGGCATCACAGGTCTGACCTGATGCTACCATTAACGTGGGCTTTGGCATACCACCTCCGGGAGCTTCCGGCGGAATCTTGCCATCCAACTCAAACATCCGGGCGGAGTACCCCACAGAAGCCCGGGCATACCCACAAAGATGAGAAGGCCAACCCTCGGCCTCCGAACGTTCCATGAAAGGTTCCGCCATTCCCTGTGCGGCACAGAGACTACTATAGTTCTCCGGAAAGACTGTTTTTATGCCCATGGCGTTGAGGATAGCGTTGGCCCAGCCTTCAAGCATTACCCAGGCAACAGGTTTTCCTTCTTCACTTGCCTCGACACCACCCTCGTACATCCTGTCGACCTCGGCACGCAGTTCATACATCGACTTCAGTCTATTAAGTGCCCTCGGTTTTGTTTCTTGCGTCATTGCCAGAATCCTCCCTCTCGGCTTAGTGTCACCAATACGGTTCCGGACCGTCAGATAACTTCCTTTTCCCTTAACTCGGCGATTTCCTCCCAGGTGTAGCCCCCCATTTCAATAAGCACTTCTTCGGTATGCTGTCCGAATTCAGGTGCTTCGGCCACGATCTTCCCCGGTGTTTCACTAAGTTCTACCGGCAGACCTCTTACTTTTATCTTGCCAAGTGCCTTGTGGTCGTAGTCCATTATATATTTATTGGCTATCACCTGTGGGTCATTGGTCAGGTCACGGATTGTCTGTATCGGCGTGCAGATGATGTCTCCGGTCTCCTTGAGATGCTTCATCCAATCATCTACCGTCCGTGTCAGGAAAATCTCATCCATTATGGCAATGATTTCCGCGGTGTTCTCCCGCCTCACATCCTGATTCTCGTACTTGGGGTCGTTGGTGAGATGCTGAATCCCCAGCGCTTCGCAGACCACTGGCCATTGCCTGTCCGGCTGGAGCATACCCAGCACAATCCAGCGGTCATCCTTGCACTTGTAGTAGTTCCACAGCGGGTTACCCGCGTTTTTTCGCGTTGGCTTGGGAGCTTGTAACATCTCTTCCGTAGGGTCCGGCATGAGGTATTGCAATATACCGATATTCAGGCTTTGCAGCGTAATCATGCTTCCCAGGTGTGAGACATCCAGCTTCTGACCGACTCCCTGCCTTTCTCGTGCTACAAGGGCCATCAAAATACCATAAGCTGTCATTACTGCACCCATCTGGTCAGCCAGACCGCCGCCTAAAGGTAAGTTAGGGTCATCGGGAGTGGCGACAAAACTACTTATACCAGACCTTGCCAGCCCTATCATGTCAAAGGCCGGTTCTTTAGCTTCAGGTCCCTTCGGTCCGTAGCCGGAAGCGGCCGCGTAGATAATCCTGGGATTGTGCTGCCGGATGGTCTCGTAGTCCATTCCGAGTTTCTCCGGTACACCCTGCCTGAAGTTGTGTACAAATACATCCGCATTCTTTACCAGGCGGTAAATAATGCCTTTGCCGTCCTGTTTGGTCAGGTCAACGGTAATGCTTTTCTTGCCGCGATTGTTGATTTCAAAGTAAGCGTTTTTGCCTTCGGGCATCTCACCAAGGGCGGTGAATTTGAGACCCCGACCGGCATCACCGGTGAGGCGGTTCTCTATGTGGACTACCTCTGCGCCATAGTCAGCCAACATGGCCGTCGCCACCGTCCCCATCTGCCACTGTGTCCAATCAAGCACCTTGATACCTTCAAGCGGTCCAGGCATTCACATATACCTCCGCGTATTCAATCGTCACATCTCTTCCGTGGCACGTACCGGTCTATGACCGTACCGATGGTGGTGATTCCTGTGGCCTCATTATAGCAACAACAACGCAATATCTCCATGAGCACCGGAGCAG
Above is a genomic segment from Dehalococcoidales bacterium containing:
- a CDS encoding acyl-CoA dehydratase activase, with the protein product MAYYMGIDIGSSTSKGVITCDGKLEAYHLLLSGINYRTVARKLAEELLEKAGLSRENIACTVATGQGSANVEFSDRQVVDIRCCARGIISIFPSTRTVIDVQGQYTQVLQLSEQGTIVNFTISEKCASGSGRFLDIIANVLQIKLEDIGPLSMKSQNPVKFTTGCAVFGESEAVSRVSEGVPREDILAGVHQALAEKISALVNKVGLKEKCAISGGGALNTGLIKRVEDKLGVELLVPPEPQCVTALGAAVMAEEACKVEGRA
- a CDS encoding acyl-CoA dehydratase activase, producing the protein MIHIYFTGIDLGSTMTKVVILDEDEQVCAYVVNHTGAEHRRLANKVMEEVLDEAGLSIEDMSFIMATGYGRINVPFADRQITELTCHARGVASFFPNVKLAIDIGGQDAKGLKIRDGKLLDFVMSDKCAAGTGRFLEVTAEALGLKLEDLGRISLGSTQKISVSSTCTVFAQQEVVNHLSNGVPLEDVVAGLHDAIASRVSRIVRRLKVEPDVVFTGGVAKNIGVVKALEESLGCPVFIPEEPLLSGAIGAAIIGKELTLKALANGETIQTGERRLEEATFFK
- a CDS encoding 2-hydroxyacyl-CoA dehydratase family protein translates to MAVEVNKGLARAIELYQDRSSRAKELRAEGKHVMGYLCIYPVLEMMTALDIVPYRIFGDLHEPVTEADSYMPAVNCPFLRSCLDLGLKGKYDFLDGFVTSHICDVGSTLSGIWIYAIKPPFSHHIDMPHTLHDTALVHEKGLLEDFRKALEDHVGKKMTTEALQAAIQAHNEQRALVRELYELKKLDPPLISGAETVQVIKAIESIPVDEGKQLLREVISEVKERKNGPQKKSARLLVWGSIIDDTAMMEMIEGLDANVVMDDTCVGSRPYFEDVELTDDPLNGLAQHYMEDIKCSRTFRVNNYMDAKKDYMKDLEFRFSYLKDYAEQWKADGVIMESVRYCDTHGYDVPGVRDYLDEVGLPCVYLEHDYTEGALAPLRTRVQGFLEIIS
- a CDS encoding 2-hydroxyacyl-CoA dehydratase family protein; its protein translation is MTQETKPRALNRLKSMYELRAEVDRMYEGGVEASEEGKPVAWVMLEGWANAILNAMGIKTVFPENYSSLCAAQGMAEPFMERSEAEGWPSHLCGYARASVGYSARMFELDGKIPPEAPGGGMPKPTLMVASGQTCDARFKWFQSLGRFFDAPVWTLESPSPGTRERLSPETYERNVQFLVKELKAFVAFLENLLGKKMDWDMLEFTGGGTNEINRLRWEINELRKSRPGPMHTRDFWSVMTAALFRGAADPEVIVEGHKRMYDEVKERVEKGIAGINRPEKYRLAFEGLPPWHTLGFLDDLAERGWNFVIESAYRPFRPRDIDLSMIDDPMERYVRRQYRSLEESLHEDYEPDEVEIIKNEILCDGMSSRLGLKHISDYQVDGVVLHVLLTCRATSAGLNLLQRKILDVLKVPSLVIEGDIIDASAFNAPEALRKAEAFEETMDHYRKVRKELGMPW
- a CDS encoding CoA transferase codes for the protein MPGPLEGIKVLDWTQWQMGTVATAMLADYGAEVVHIENRLTGDAGRGLKFTALGEMPEGKNAYFEINNRGKKSITVDLTKQDGKGIIYRLVKNADVFVHNFRQGVPEKLGMDYETIRQHNPRIIYAAASGYGPKGPEAKEPAFDMIGLARSGISSFVATPDDPNLPLGGGLADQMGAVMTAYGILMALVARERQGVGQKLDVSHLGSMITLQSLNIGILQYLMPDPTEEMLQAPKPTRKNAGNPLWNYYKCKDDRWIVLGMLQPDRQWPVVCEALGIQHLTNDPKYENQDVRRENTAEIIAIMDEIFLTRTVDDWMKHLKETGDIICTPIQTIRDLTNDPQVIANKYIMDYDHKALGKIKVRGLPVELSETPGKIVAEAPEFGQHTEEVLIEMGGYTWEEIAELREKEVI